In Cryptomeria japonica chromosome 10, Sugi_1.0, whole genome shotgun sequence, a genomic segment contains:
- the LOC131063441 gene encoding uncharacterized protein At1g66480-like, translating into MGNAAASSRTGRQVKVMKLDGEVLKFKVPITVDQLLQDYPNHVILLSDAVRHVGVRARPLEGSTQLMPKQLYFLLEMPKIEAFRGPGRVRSGINMSAQSRLEAMLLARRSSSDITGLTSSSSPCAVSGNSSPMRGEDGSIRVKVRVSKAQLARITLESENSSETAAKIVDLCLDDAEPKKIESCSSNLVINEGFETPRRSCTKTVKNRVRFLSDVPNAEAD; encoded by the exons ATGGGTAACGCGGCTGCATCATCCAGAACAGGGCGCCAGGTGAAAGTGATGAAATTGGATGGCGAAGTTCTGAAATTTAAGGTCCCCATAACGGTGGATCAGCTTCTGCAAGATTACCCAAATCATGTTATATTGCTCTCTGATGCTGTTCGTCATGTGGGCGTTCGAGCCAGGCCTCTGGAGGGATCCACACAGCTTATGCCCAAACAACTCTATTTTCTGCTCGAGATGCCCAAAATTGAGGCTTTTCGTGGCCCCGGGAGGGTTCGATCTGGGATCAACATGAGCGCCCAGTCGCGGCTGGAAGCCATGCTTTTGGCTCGGAGGTCGAGCTCTGATATCACTGGGCTTACTTCTAGTTCTTCTCCTTGTGCAGTTTCTGGGAATTCGTCCCCCATGAGAGGGGAAGATGGATCCATTAGGGTTAAAGTGAGGGTGAGCAAAGCGCAACTGGCTCGAATAACTCTGGAAAGCGAGAACAGTTCCGAAACTGCCGCAAAGATTGTGGACCTCTGCCTTGACGACGCAGAACCCAAAAAAATTGAGTCTTGTAGCTCCAATTTGGTTATAAATGAGGGCTTTGAAACGCCCCGCCGTTCCTGCACGAAAACTGTG AAAAACAGGGTGAGATTTCTTTCTGATGTCCCAAACGCAGAAGCTGACTGA